The following DNA comes from Athene noctua chromosome 1, bAthNoc1.hap1.1, whole genome shotgun sequence.
GTCCTTCTGGCTGGGagacacccagccctgggggagcCAGGAAggagggtggagggagggaagggagatctGGGGAAGGAATACCTGCCAGGGCAGTGCATCTCACGGCATCGCCAAAGGCAATTTTTACGACctgaaaaatgcatttatgaggggaaggggggggggggtgttctggattttttttttcatcaccaCCAGGTTTTTTTGTGCCCCTGGGACAGAGCTAACAATGTCCTTTACGTGGCCAGGACACCTCTCCAACCCCATCCACGCTGCCAAGGCCCCAGCTCACCCATCAACCTTCCCAGCCACCTTCTTCGTTTTTCACATCCCCAGCGAAAAATTTGCCGTCTTGGGGGAAAAGGGGTTATGGGCTGCAAATAGCAAGAGCTGACAAGCAATGCTGGAAAACTACGAGAAAGTCTGTTTGTAGGACAGTGCGTCACCGGAGCTCTTGGCAAGTTGGGAACAAGGTTTTCTGCTTCCCTGAGATGAGTTTCAAAGCAGAGGCTGGAGAAATCCATGGCAAAGGGAAGGATCTCACACTTGCCCCCCTGCTTTTTGCTGATTTATGCTgttttcccctaaaaaaaaaaaaaaaaaaaagaggaggaggaggagatggagggaagGGGATGAAGGATATAGGGGGGAGATGGAAGATGTGGAGGGGGGTGATAGAAGATGGGGGTGAAGGATGAGGGGGGGTGAAGGGTGGGGTGAGGGGTGAAGGATGAGGGAGGGGTGAAGGATGAGGGGGGATGAAGGATGCAGGGGGGATGAAGGATGTGAGGGGTATGTGAAGGATGCAGAGGCGTGAAGGATGAGAGGGGGTGTGAAGGATTTGGGGAGGTGAAGGATGCAGGGGGGTGAAGGATGCGGGGGGGCGTGGAGAATGAAGGATGTGGGGGGTGAAGGATGAGGGGGGGTGAAGGATGAGGGGGGGTGAAGGATGAGGGGGAGATGCTTGGCCTAGGAGCAGGAGGGCAGCTCTGAGGCCACCTTCTTCTCCCcctcaaaaatgaaaaattaaatttaaaaaaaaaaaaaaaaagagggcaaaaTCTCCAACCATCCCCCTCTGCGGGAGGAAACCACGCCTCCGGGGAGGAAAGTTTATTTGAATGcaacaaataaaaaagcagggggtgagggaggaggaaaagccaaaaaaaaaaaaaaaaaaaggagagagaaaacaaagcGGGAGGGATGAAGCCCGCTGGCAGCCCggaggaggagcggggccgggcggtgcctgcggcggggccggggccggggccggggcgcggcggggccggggccggggggcgggcggaggcggcggcggcgggggggggcagacaATGGCGGAGGGGGGCAGCGGTCGGGGGGTAGCGGCGGGTCGGTGGCTCCTGCCCGCCTCCTccccgccttcctcctcctcctcctcctcctcctcctcctccttcttcttcccgGGTAGGAAAGTTTCAGCGTCGATCGCGGAGCAACTACCGGGCCGGGCTTTTGGCAGCCTGGCCCCTTCGGTACGGCAGCTTTCGCTTCGTTTTACCGAGCCGGAGCCAACGGGCCCGGTTCATGCCGGGGCTCCACCACCGTCCCCGGCTCcaccgccgccaccgccgccgccgtcgtcgccgccgggcccggggttAAACGCGGAGCCGCCGCGTTGGCCCAGCGTCCCGGCGATGCGGAAACTCTTCGGGGAAAGCTGCCGGCAACCGACGGGGGGAACCGGCAACGGGACCGGGAATGGGAGCGGGATGGGAAGCGGCAGCGGCACTGGGAGCGGGAGCGGTCGGGGAGCTCCACCGCCGCCTCCACCCCGCAGCCGCGTCCCGCACCCGGCGCTCCGTTCTCCCCGCGGAGCTCCGCCGGAGCCCGGCCCGCATTCCTGGCATAACTCGGCTCGACCGCAaccaccctcctcctccccatcacCCCGCTCCAACGGGGAGGATGAAGCAACGGCGTCCCGGTCTCCCCGCGCTTCGTCGGGCAGCGAAGGCGAAGGGCAAAGCGGTGCCCACCGTCACCGCGCCGCCCGCAAGAAGAAGCAGGAGAGCGGTGGTTGGGAGAGCCCGGCCGAGGGTGGCGAGGCAGAGGCCGAAGGCTGCGCGAGGGTGGTCCCCCGTCACCCGTTGCCCGTGGTGGCCCGAGTCTCCAAGGTGAACATCCTGCCCTTCGGCAGCCCCGGCGGGTCGCGGAGCGGCAGCCGTTATTCCAGCACGGAGACGCTGAAGGAAGAGGAACAGTTTGGGATCTGTTGGCCCAACCAAGGACGGACTCTCCAGGCGGGTTACGGCATCTATCGATCACCCAGTTTCGGGACGAGCGATGGCCTGGCGTGGGGACAGCCGGCGGTCCGTGTCCGGCCCAAGCTGCCGCAGGGCACGGCCAAGGCGAAACCGGACTTTGGCAGTGAGAGCCTGCACCAACCGGGGCTGGAAGGGGAGCGGGCCAAGCACTGCAAGTCCTTGTCCAACCCCGACATCGCCACCGAGACCCTGACACTCCTCAGCTTCCTCAAATCAGACCTCTCAGAGCTGAAGGTCAAGAAGAAAGGGGTGAGGATTGGCCTTGATGCGGGTTCCGATGGCTGCTCCGGTATCACCAACCCCTCCTCGGGCAGTCGTGGTGCCGCTCAGCCCCCCAGTCGCTGGGCGCCGGGCGAGCGGCCAACGCTCAAGGACTTGACAGCCACTTTGCGTCGTGCCAAGTCCTTCACCTGCTCCGAAAAATCGGGGACGCGGCGGCTTTTCCTACAGAGCACCATGAAGCAGAGCTCCTCTGAGCTCCTCCTGGCCACCACCGACAGCCGGGACCGGGTGGCTTTGGATGGGGGACAGCGGGGGGATGAGGTTGCGCTCCCCATGGTCATCCAGGACCAGTACATCCAGGAGGCGAGGCAGGTCTTTGAGAAGATCAGCAGGATGGGTTCCCAGCAGGACTACGGCTTCACGGCCGAGCAGAATGACAGCGGAAGTGTGGAGGGCGCCGAGGTAGTGGCACCGACGGGGACGACGGACACGACCCTTCGGGGACGAGCGGAGAGCACGCGGCGTTTGAAGGAAGCGGAGTCGGAGGAGAACCTCACTCGCAGGAAATCCGTGGAGGAACTGTCAGGTCACGAGTCGAGCGTGACGGACGAGGGCATCGTCACGGAGCTGGAGCCCGTGGGGATGCCCTTCCAAGACCTGCATGAAGCCGTGGACTCCTGGACGCTGCCCAACGCCGGACTGGCAGCCAGTGACCCTGAAACGCCACTGCTTGCCCACCCGGCAGCAGTGGTTGAAGATCTTCCAGGCGGCAAATCCGAGACACCGAGCACCCCCGGCAGCTTGCGCCGCCGCCGTAAGTTCCCCTCGGCGGGTGCCAATGGGCTGGAGGGTGGCACTGAGGGTGGCACCGAGCCCTACCGCTCCCTGAGCGACCCCATGCCCCACCGGAGATGCTCGGTGGCGGAGGAGACGAAGAATTTCTCCGTTGACAGCAACCTCCTGGGCTCGTTGAGCGCCAAGGCAGGCATCCCCCAACCCGCCGCCAttgcaggcagcgcaggcagcgcgggcagcgaCCTGTCGCTCAGCAGCGATGGGCCACGGGACTACAGCAGCCTCATCCGAACCATTGTCAGCCAGCCCGGTGCCATGGCTAAGCTCATTGATGAGAAAGGCAACGGCAAGACCATCAAGAAGAAGTCTCTGAGCGACCCCAGCCGCCGCGGTGAGCTGCCAGCCGGCGCCTTCGAAGGTCCCGGGGAGGCCATCAGCGAGCTGGAGCCCAGCATCCCACCGTCCAGCAGCGAGCCCATCCTCTCGGCACAACCAGCAGTGCCGGGCCCCAGCCGTGGCTACGGCTTTGACCCCAAGTTGGCCGACGTGTTGTCCCCTCGCATCGCCCGGCGCAGCTCCAAGAAGCGCTCCAACCGCGCAGCTCACCAGGAAAACCAACCGCCACCAGCGCCTGCCATCCTCGCCAAGAGCCGCCCGGCCACCAAGCACATCCGTCACACCAGCGAGCCTGCCACCTTCGTCCCCATCACCGTCCCCGAGCCGCTTGTCCCCTCCGGCCACCACAGCCACCTCCCCGTGCCGGCTGCCGGCCGCTCACCTGGCAAATCCTTCCCGACCCTCCAACCTCCTTCGCTGGAGGATGTCACCAAGCGGTACATGCTGGCCCTCAACTCAGGTGACACGTCCCCCGGTCCCGGGGATGGACCCCGCTCTCCACCCGCTGCCCCACCGCCTCGGCTGCCCCGGTGCCCGCGGCCACCTGACGAACATGGCCCCAGGACCAAGCCGCAGGTGGTAAGTGCCCATCCATCCTAAAAACACCTTCGTTTCATGGGGTACGTGACCCCTCCAAAGCACTGGTAGCTTTGGGGGTCCCTCACATGTCCCTTGTTGGGGACAAATTCCCATCCACAGATGCGCTGTTGGATGGCCAAGAGCCTTCCCAGCCCTTTCTGGTGGTCCCAGGGGGATGAGGTCTTGTTTGTAGGAGCAACTCCCCCCTATAAAAGGTGATTTTTGGATGGGAAGAAGCAGTTTTCAGGTTAAATAGCACCAAATTTTGGTGGAAGGCGGTTTTCTATATATGATAGGCTATATTTATATATAGCATCTCCCAGCAATGCTATATAAGGTCCCCATAAACGAGTGTGCTCTTGGCTGGACTCAAGACACTGAACCAAAAATTGCCTTTTCCTTGGTAGGAAGGGCTTAATTGGTCCTTTTGCTTGGGATTTCCCATGTCATACTCCTTATTGAGCAAATCAGCAttttcctccccaaaaaatcGCCATCCTTCTGCCCGGGACCACGGGCTTTGCCGTGCTGGTGAcatgggaaaaagagggaaaaataatctTGCGCATGCACTGAAGTTTTTCTCGATGGGTAAAGTTTTATCCTAGTGCTGCTTGGGGGATGGACAGGCACTTTGCTTGTCCTGAAGCGCGGCCGCCTGCTTTGGGATCTTCCCTGGGGTGCGTTTTCAGCTTTGTCAGCCCCTCGGCTGTTGTTTGAAGATGGACTTGGGTTCCCATCGCTCCGGGTGTTTGTGCTGGGAAGAGCTTGGAAACGCCACCTCCTCCTGCGGCACAGCAGTGCCGGCACCCACGGGGCTTTTAATAGCTCCGGGCGAAGCCCAGAAATACCCGTTCCCGTGGGGGATGAGCCGAGAGCTCGCGGGAACGGGGCTGGCAGGGCTCTCTCGCCCTCCTTTGATGCCGATTTAAGAGGACGGGCTGGACCGTTCCCTTCCAACAGCCGCCAGCAGCCAAGCGTGAAGTCCCGGGGGCTGAGCCCAGCGGTGTAACCCTTGCTGGCCGGGGCAGAGCTGCGTGGAGCtggtggtttggttgtttggtttttttttctttgcacgcTCCCAAAATTCAAATCCCTGCGGCATCATTCCCCCAGGACACTCACTTGGGGTCAGGCATGCCCACAGCGTTATTCCCTTGAAGATATTATCTTGGGGTCCGGCATCCCTGCAACATCCTCCCCCCAGGATACTCTCGTGGGATCCAGCATCCCACAGCATCATTCCCCCAGGATATTCTCTTGGGGTCCATCATCCCTACAACGTCATTCCCCCCGGATAACTCCCCTGAGGTCTGGCATCCCTGCAGTATTATTCCCCCAAGATATTCTCc
Coding sequences within:
- the ARHGEF17 gene encoding rho guanine nucleotide exchange factor 17 → MAEGGSGRGVAAGRWLLPASSPPSSSSSSSSSSSFFFPGRKVSASIAEQLPGRAFGSLAPSVRQLSLRFTEPEPTGPVHAGAPPPSPAPPPPPPPPSSPPGPGLNAEPPRWPSVPAMRKLFGESCRQPTGGTGNGTGNGSGMGSGSGTGSGSGRGAPPPPPPRSRVPHPALRSPRGAPPEPGPHSWHNSARPQPPSSSPSPRSNGEDEATASRSPRASSGSEGEGQSGAHRHRAARKKKQESGGWESPAEGGEAEAEGCARVVPRHPLPVVARVSKVNILPFGSPGGSRSGSRYSSTETLKEEEQFGICWPNQGRTLQAGYGIYRSPSFGTSDGLAWGQPAVRVRPKLPQGTAKAKPDFGSESLHQPGLEGERAKHCKSLSNPDIATETLTLLSFLKSDLSELKVKKKGVRIGLDAGSDGCSGITNPSSGSRGAAQPPSRWAPGERPTLKDLTATLRRAKSFTCSEKSGTRRLFLQSTMKQSSSELLLATTDSRDRVALDGGQRGDEVALPMVIQDQYIQEARQVFEKISRMGSQQDYGFTAEQNDSGSVEGAEVVAPTGTTDTTLRGRAESTRRLKEAESEENLTRRKSVEELSGHESSVTDEGIVTELEPVGMPFQDLHEAVDSWTLPNAGLAASDPETPLLAHPAAVVEDLPGGKSETPSTPGSLRRRRKFPSAGANGLEGGTEGGTEPYRSLSDPMPHRRCSVAEETKNFSVDSNLLGSLSAKAGIPQPAAIAGSAGSAGSDLSLSSDGPRDYSSLIRTIVSQPGAMAKLIDEKGNGKTIKKKSLSDPSRRGELPAGAFEGPGEAISELEPSIPPSSSEPILSAQPAVPGPSRGYGFDPKLADVLSPRIARRSSKKRSNRAAHQENQPPPAPAILAKSRPATKHIRHTSEPATFVPITVPEPLVPSGHHSHLPVPAAGRSPGKSFPTLQPPSLEDVTKRYMLALNSGDTSPGPGDGPRSPPAAPPPRLPRCPRPPDEHGPRTKPQVDMRKHVIMTLLDTEQSYVESLRTLMQGYMKPLKQPENSLLCDPSLVDEIFDQIPELLEHHEQFLEQIHDCVQNWHEKQKVGDLLVQSFSKDVLVNIYSAYIDNFLNAKDAVRIAKEARPAFMKFLEQSMRENKEKQALSDLMIKPVQRIPRYELLVKDLLKHTPEDHPDHPFLIDAQRNIKQVAERINKGMKSAEEVERNARIVQEIESHIEGMEDLQAPLRRFLRQEMVVEVKAVGGKKDRSFFLFTDLLVCTTLKRKSGSLRRSSMSLYTAASVIDTASKYKLLWKLPLEDVDIVKGASQATNRESIQKSICRLDEDLSTLGQVSKLSETLSFPHQSLDDVIKDLMSAIHRELTEKQSLSFSMAFPPNKVELSTTKADGTESFIFEFPNPDARLGFEQAFEDAKKKLGNTRDQGASSKNCLDPEFLKAIPIMKTRSGMQFSCASPSHGSPESSHEVWVCNSDGYVGQVCLLSVRKEPTVEACIAVCSARILCIASVPGLKRVYRERAEPVGSPSSEPMPAQPEDAGPQPCLHISISGSSLELSEPVDGGNRELVPFDSDDTDDESSPSPSGTLQSQASHSTISSSFGNEEIPSCKEATAETTSSEEEQEPGFMPITGTYGQNRHGESPTDGRALRRSSRGSFTRGSLEDLLSLDPEAHQSSMWLGTEDGCIHVYQSSDNIRNRKNSMKMQHAAAVMCILYLDNQVFVSLANGELVVYQREAGRFWDPQNSKSLSLGSPGSPITKMVAVAGKLWCGCQNRVIVLNTTTLAQEHTLQVGQDSGRSVTCMVSAGTGVWVALQSSAQVRLYHATSYEQLTEADITPPVHKMLAGSDAIIRQHKAACLRITALLACKDLLWIGTSAGVVLTLTVSAKMTPALVGLSQGHTGHVRFLTAIELPDGFDVLFPLPRETGAEKPSEAEKRDPSRPRAPALALSKPKMLVISGGDGYEDFRLTSSSETVGRDDSTNHLLLWRA